The DNA sequence TTATTTTGACTATGTAAATGCAATTAGGTTGTAAGATATGATAGTTTCACCTCTCCTACATATTTTATGCCAATATTTGTCTGGATTCTTTGCATAGTTTTCCCTGTGCTTATCATTAATTCAATCCCAAATTCTACTCCAGATAAGAGTTTCCTCTCGAGATGTTCAACACATTAATCTATCAATTTTAATCTTGAAGAACTCTGTCTGACCTATTCCCATTTGGGCACTGGTGGTTCTCCAGTTGTATCTCAGCTGTTGTGTTGGGACCttcctttttcctatttctttctttttttttttttttttttttgagacagagcctcaagctgtcgccctgggtagagtgctgtggcattacagctcacagcaacctccaccgcctgggctcaagcaattctcctgcctcgacctcccaagtagctgggactataggtgcccaccacaacacccagctatttttttttttgttgttgttgttgcagccgtcattgttgtttggcgggcccaggctggatttgaacccgccagctcaggcgtacgtggctggtgccttagccgcttgagccacaggtgctgagccccttttttcctatttctatctCTACTTCAGCTAGATGATAAACTATCACCTAAGAAATTGTACCAAAAGATAAActatcctttttctttcatgGCCTTATTTCTCTAGGATAACATGTTCTAACAGCAACCTTAGAAAGAGTACAGAGGAGACAAATTTTATAATCTGGAACATTCTACCTTGGAAATCTTTTTCCTTTAGAATTTTCAGATGATTGAtctcttttcttcttgcttcCAGTGTAGCTATTAAGAAGGTTGAAGACATTCTATTCTTGACCCTTTGACTTCTTCTTGCTGAAAGTttgtaaaattttccttttatgtctaaagttctgatttttaaaaaacattaagtaCTTGGTGAGTACTATTGTTCTAAGCACATATTGGGTCATTCTATCTAGAAATACATGTTCAATTCTAGAAAATTTtcttgcattatttattttactattttctttgttccattttcttttctgttccaacttttttttttttttgtggtttttatttttggccagggctgggtttgaacccaccacctccggcatgtgggactgaaAGACCTGGGACAGGACctcccactctgtcctgaacaatgacgaccccaatcaaccgcaagagacgacacttgatgcaatcagcaagaggattttattccagcatgctggggcttaactcgtaactctttcaggagcagaggagtcaagccccaaacagcaggttttacaagcttataaaggcaacaACCACaaggtagggaggggtagcagacatagcaggggctttccagataagaagaaccagttaccggttatctgcttcagctcggggctatttcttggaacagttacaaaggtcacattcttatggtagggggcgagaggtgctgctacatggctggttccccaccccccctttttggatttggtagtactttccttcatccccccatttgtttttttgggaagttctaatcatggaacttctggttctatgtattcattctcatggctatcgtcccggcggagagactggtaatgctgcctgagcattaatacttgtacagcactcactctctcccggacgaaggtgactatacggttgaaaatgcagggcccaaaggtaagaattagaagcaatataataaggggacctattaaactggaaacgagagtggtgaaccaaggggactggttgtaccaactttcaaaccatccttgatgggcctcccggtcttgttgccttttttctagtctctctctaagtttagacatggagtcttttaccatgccagagtgatctatatagaaacagcattcttctctcagtgcagcgcataaccctccatcttttaggaacaggagatcgagtccccgtctattctgcaatactacttcagataaggaggacagtgactcttctagttttgtgattgattgttctatggcttttaggtcctcatctacggctgctcgcagttctttgagatactgtggggtctggacaagtgcagccgttcctgttcctactccagCTGCCACCCCTATAATCATCAGGATagctagggtaatagagactggttccctcttctgtctacggggtctgagatcgaattctgcctcgaaggaactcgcctcatgatagataactctaggtattaactgtatgaggatacagtagtctgcagtggagttaaacactgatgaggaaatgcacggggttagcccggtgctgcaagcccaccatcctcctttagggggcactagataataattggtaaTGGTTGACGGGCTTtttatggtctgattacacagatgctagcgattttcggggatcgtgcctaggcaagtgCCTcatccagagactgctgtaagggtgatcttggacccccagtcacaggaattatgggaggtggtattttggaagatacctgagaaggcgatcccttcataatagggcgggcctgagaCTAGGCACGCCAGCAAGATtcagtaagattagggttggaagtattgaggacattgaaagccccctgtattaagttaaggagtctctgcccggtgcttggagtctccggggatatTCCGCAGGTGATGGGGGGCTATGCTGGCCccagttaattgggtgctccctggggtctggggcatacagggggaaataggcggcctggctggcagctgctgtcctgagagtacgatgttgggtcctatctggacagtgacaggggtttctatttttaatttgataaagaaggtaaatcctttatcccaccctgacatatagaaacggaatccccatgttcttccttttatccaatctcgggcttgtttccctctctccgtgaaggaaatagttagggggtttgaccctgccccggtactgcttctctttacggttattaagtcccaagaggagatggggtgccaggaggcctgcccagtcatttcacatccccattgcttacaatagaaattttctatccccccgcatctgttggcctggcttctcgttctcctgtcccggggacagatatagaactccgtttgtcacATCCGGcactgggcgggcaagttgccacagccaggggtgTCAGCAATGTACTgaccttgggatgtggagccttgggtaagtgagcgctttactaaatgatgatcaaggctcgatggaactTCTTCAAAGGTCTCATtggggatatcccaattatctagccctgctattaaggcacaaatatctggggtgagggatggccaccaggtccaaggagggtcctcttttgtagtactccatattacatcaccagtctgagagagaacctcccaggttaacctctggggggcatggggattgggaccggagctacttatcaccgggagttgtatcagcaggaacagggctactgcggcggatgcggagcttgagggggttgtccgtcttttccactttccacccggagtctagcggcggtgctggtttgacatgagatgcgtggatccaggctgcgatgccatcaacttttactgcggtcggggttgtgagcagtactaggtatggtcctttccaccgtggttcaaggttggctgtccggtggcacCGGATGTACActgaatctccaacctggaactggtgaggtatttgcagatctccgggcttgtaggcttcgatcagcctgctccacacttccttttgcacagtttcaagggcttttaatctggtgtatagagattgagaggagtaagattctggggaagggaggtgctgcacgGCAAtgagcggggggtgagctccatataggatttcaaagggggtcagcttgagagtactaggggtgttgcgcacacggaacagggcaaagggaaggaggactgtccagtcagtaatgccagtctctaaggataatttagtcatggcctcttttagggttctattcatcctctctacctgccctgagctctggggctgataagcacaatgtaatttccattcaagccccagaatttggccaaaccctgactaacctgggcaacgaaagcgggaccgttgttggatccgattactttgggtagcccaaatcttggaaaaatctcttctaatattattttggccacaacttgagcagtctccctctttgtaggaaaagcttcgacccatcctgagaaagtgtctatgaacactagcaagtacttgtattgGTACTTAGCCGGCTtattctcagtaaaatctgtttcccagtagcttccagggcgatcccctcggagtcgttttccctgaggtagtgtgctaggctgggtgtttactaattggcaaggtctgcactcttttataGCTGCATCAatgagcttacttaattctataatatagtatggagaggactgaacaatggttttcagatgcttggggcccacatgggttaatttatgaagttgtctgagaaaggtgattgcatgctcctcagggaggatgtttttcccttccggggtttctcggatcccctctggggattctaggtggaggcctaatctgtccatcctctcgagatcccgttccgaatatttaaagtttttgataaggggtgctatttctttaaggctaggtcttaaagtgttttcatatagtggtaggatgttgagcccttgagccgctCGCTTAGCTTCttggtcggctctttggtttccctcggcaactctggacccccctttctgatgtccagggcagtggattatggccactctcttagagaggtgaacagcctccagtagacttaggatttcttccttgtgtttaatttcttttcctgctgaagttaaCAATCCTCGCTGACTGTAAATGGCCCaatggacatgggctgtagcaaaagcatacctgctatcagTGTATATGTTAACCTTTTTCCCTTCCGCCAAAcataaggcctgggtcaaggtgaccagctcggccttctgggccgacgtcccttcaggcagactacttgcccagatggtctgcttatcgtccactaccgccaccccggccacccttttaccttctattatggagctgctcccatcagtgaaccaggtcagttaggcatccggcaggggctgatcacagaggtccctccgagttccagtctcctcagccatgtgtgtaatacatcctcccggacagaggtatcaggtagtagtgtagccgggttgaggatgacaggcgggccaaactggactctgtctccatttaataggagactctggtgtgtgtcatgcgggcattggaaAGCCACCgatcagggggctgtctgatgatgctttctaaggcatggggggcaatgactgtcaacttctgccccacagtgaatttgtctgcatcttttaccagtaccgccactgccgccacagacctcagacaggctggccaaccaccagtgacggggtctaatttcttggagaggtatgctaccggtcttttccatggccctaaaggctgcatcagcacccctcgggccactcctctcttctcatctacgtataggacaaagggctttgttacatctggtagagccagggccagggctgataataatgcctttttaatgttgtcaaaggcccgctgttggctggcaccccactcgaagggagtgctttccttggtcaaagggtagaggggggctgccagagtagcaaaccccggtatccataagcgacagaaccccgcagtccctaagaattctcgcacctggcggggcgagcggggaactggaatctgagtcacagtatgcttcctggcttctgttaaccatctctgccctcctcttagggtgtaacccaggtacattacctctttctggcagatctgggctttcttggcggaggctcgatatcctaagtgGGCTAGTTCTTCTAACAACAGTTCTGTGCCCTGATGGCACgcttcctttgtcgttccagctagtagtaagtcatctacatattgtaggagcgttacctgagggtggctggcgcgaaagtgagctaggtcttggtggagggcttcatcaaagatggttggggagttcttgaacccctgtggaagtcaggtccatgtcaattgccccgtcattccagagtccggggtctctccattcaaatgcgaagatgttctggctagaggagtgcagtcggaggcagaagaaggcatccttcaaatccaggacggtgtaccagatatggtccggagggagagagcttaacagattataagggttaggcacggtggggtggatgtcttgcacccgcttgtttacttctctcaagtcctgcacagggcgataatctcctgtgccgggtttcttgatgggtaataagggggtgttccatggtgactggcactttactagtatgcccagctgtaggagatgcTGAATGTGAGCCCTAATCCCTTCTcgagcttccctagtcataggatactggcgcactgccacaggagtggaagtagctttgagttctatgactataggcagcctttctgcggccagtcccattccggcagtttcggcccatgccccgggatatttttctagccagtcttgtacgagactagtccctttctcccactgtttttcaaagagtctatgttcatcctctaaacgcatggtcagggctgttactctcttattctgggttacctctgggccatcaggagtgaaagtgatttgggcttccattttggtgagtaaatctctcccgaggaggggcacagggcactcagggataattaagaacgagtgggttacccgtcccactcccagatctactgatcttcgggtagtccatgagtactgttgatgccctgtggcccctacaacccaggattttctcttggagacgggtcctgatggtttgagtaggactgagtgttgagctccggtgtctactaggaactcaactggcttcccctccaccttaagtattaccctaggctccgGGAAGGGTTCCCAGCCCCGTCCctgctaatcttcttcttcttctaaggccagtactttcttggagagttctttcttcctttttttaggacattccctgcccagtgccccttctccttacagtaggcacattgatccttatctaacgggatgcggttgtccaggctacctgacttcttagttctaccttgggtctgttcctggctcttctcccctactactgtggccaaaatccgtgttaagtttttctcctgtcttcagtctctcttattttccctttcctctctctctttctcctttctctgctctttttcttcctcagtttctcttttatggtatactttctcagcttccttaactaaatcctgcaaggtatagtcctgcaatccttcaatcctctgcagctttcttttaatgtctacagctgactgccctatgaaagtcatagccatggaagccctctgtccttcagaggcagggtcaaatggggtgtagcgcctaaaagcttccattagacgctcaagaaacactgaggggggttccgtggccccctgtattacttctcttaccttagccaaattagtggggtgtCTTGcggccccacggaggccagccactagagcctggcgatagactgtcagtcgctccctaccttctgccgtgttgaagtcccactcaggtctggagaggggaaaggcagcctcaatgatgttggggagctaggtaggacgcccgtccgccccgagcatattcttcctagcttctagcaaaatcttctccctctcttcagtagtgaagagagtttgtatgagctgctggcagtcatcccatgtgggctgatgagagaacatcagggactctaccagcccagtcaggcgttgggggtcttctgaaaaaggggggtgattagttttccagttatacaggtctgcggaagaaaatggccagtactggaggggctggagaggaggtggtccctcatctgttgccaccggcggggggccgtatgccctcaggggcagggcaacagcaGTGttgggagacattcctccccggcggtgactcctggtaccttgtgcgggccccagtgaaggttcccccgggggtgcagagggggcaatcgatgctggtcctccctgccccccgacaggagccaaggtgggggggtatgggggaggagggggtggagggtcatGGATAAGATGATCAGCCTGAATTTCCGGGTAgattttcttgggggggggtccgagctgtcgccccccttttctggaaccggaagattggacagtgagcacccgaggattagacgggggcctggatgtagCAGTCCatggccgaacccaggggggcagattctgcaccaggtcctgccagactatgatgtaaggttgttgatccggatgggctcccggtcctctctgaaaaacaatctctttgatagcaaaaataagagataagttaaaggttcctcctgagggccagccgacgttaaaagtgggccactccgaggagcagaaagtctgccatgggccttttttaacctctactgacaggtcacgacctcttctcttcacttcagtccaatgatttagagtcaaactcagaggggttgtcacagtctgtcccatcgtcagaagatatgtcagaaacacaaataacaggaataacagaaatattacagatacaaggatgtacttaccacacttggtccctcacaagcctacaacagaatcagacgggcgcgtttcccgtaatttttgatcgaacaaccggactcaatcagcgcccttacagcaggagacaaccaggcgtccctggttctcctcaattcctggggcgtcccccaggatttcagcctgtggtcctccgggcatgtctaccgaccactgtctggccactctcacgaggtgccgaacggctgcgaaatcgaaagcgcgcacacagagtcaaacaaaggactgaaaacacagaccagaacaaaggactgaaaacacagaccagaacaaaggactgaaaacacagaccagacagtttttgGGGTatccctttcttacctccaaggttgactgtgcaggtgaggggtggtcgttaaATCCCAgatgagcccccaaatgaaagacctgggacaggaccccccactctgtcctgaacgacgacgaccccaatcaaccgcaagagacgacacttgatgcaatcagcaagaggattttattccagcatgctgggacttAACTCATAACtctttcaggagcagaggagtcaagccccgaatagcaggttttacaagcttataaaggcaaaaaccacaaggtagggaggggtagcagacatagcagggactttccagataagaagaactggttactggttatctgcttcagctcggggctatttcctggaacagttacaaaggtcacattcttatggtagggggcaagaggtgctgctacatggctggtcccccccccttctggatttggtagtactttccttcaggactggcgccctactccttgagccacaggcgccaccctgttccaACTTTCTAAAAGGCCTATTTTTGGATATTGAATCTTCTAAATGTATTAGATTTCTAGGGCTGCTATAACGACAGACTAGgtgatttaaaaaacagaaatttatttttcacagttctggaggctagaagtccaagatcaatatGTTGGCAGGCTTGGTTTCTACTGAGGTCTGTCTCTTTGTCTTGCAGATGGTTGCCTTCTTGCTCTGTCCTCACATGTTCTTTTCAGGATGCTCTCACATTCCTGGGGTCTCTGTTCccagattttctcttataataaaCATACCAGTAGAATAGCATTAAGGTGGGTGGACTCCCACCCATCTTAACGGCCTCATTGTAACTTAATCATCTcttttaaaggccctatctccaaatagtCGCATTCTAAGGTATTGGAGCTTAGGGCTtcaatgcattaattttttttttttgagacagagcctcaagctgtggcctgggtagagtgctgtgtcatcacagctcacagcaacctccaactcttgggctaaagcgattctcttgcttccacctccaaagtagctgggactacaggcacccgccacaatgcccagctactttttttctttttgcgtcattgttgtttggcaggcccaggctagattcaaacctgccagctcaggtgtatgtggctggcgcctcagccgcttgagccacaggtgctgagcctcaatgCATGAATTTTAAAGGGTGACGTATTTCAGCTTATAATACCAGACTTGTCTTTCTTTGGGCTTCTTACTTTCCATCTCTTGGTCTTTTGCCTCTGTTTTGGGAGATTTCTTCAAGTTTAATCTTCTAACTCTCCTATTAACCTCCTTTCTGATATCACATCTTAAATTACTAGAgctctttttgttttcataatatctcttctctttttttttttttcaggaatgcAATATATTCTCTGCTTGttaagaatttaataaaaattgggttctgggcggcacctgtagctcaaaggagtagggtggcagccccatatgctgcaggtggcaggttcaaacccagccctggccaaaaattgcaaaaaaaaaaaaaaaaaaaattgggttcttgggtggcacctgtggctcagtgagtagggcgccagctccatatgccaagggtggcaggttcaaacccagccctgaccaaactgcaacaaaaaaacagctgggtgttgtggtgggcacctgtagtcccagctactccagagcctgaggcaagaaaatcatctaagcccaagagctggaggttgctgtgagctgtgtgacgccaaggcactgtaccaagggtggtaaagtgagactctatctctacaaaaaaaaaaaaaaaaaaaaattgggttctttccaaaaaattttcttctgcctATATAATCTCTATTTTCTCCACTTTGCTGTTTTGGCCACTGCTACGGTCTAAATGTGTCCACTAAAATTCATGTGTTAGAAACTGAATCCCCATTcccacagtgttgggaggtgggagcTTTTGGAAGGTGCTTAGGTTGTGAGAGCTCTGCCATCACGAAAGGATTAATGCCACCATGTAAAGGGCTCATAGAATGGGTTCTCTTTTACTCttctgccacatgaggacacaaTGTTCATCCTCTATtgctcttctgccatgtgaggacatagcaagaaggccctcatcaCATCAGCACCTTAATTTTgaacttcctagcctccagagaaatttgttttttatatattagcCAGTTTAAGGCATTCTGTTATAGTA is a window from the Nycticebus coucang isolate mNycCou1 chromosome 11, mNycCou1.pri, whole genome shotgun sequence genome containing:
- the LOC128598656 gene encoding LOW QUALITY PROTEIN: uncharacterized protein LOC128598656 (The sequence of the model RefSeq protein was modified relative to this genomic sequence to represent the inferred CDS: deleted 3 bases in 2 codons; substituted 4 bases at 4 genomic stop codons) → MGQTVTTPLSLTLNHWTEVKRRGRDLSVEVKKGPWQTFCSSEWPTFNVGWPSGGTFNLSLIFAIKEIVFQRGPGAHPDQQPYIIVWQDLVQNLPPWVRPWTATSRPPSNPRVLTVQSSGSRKGGRQLGPPPKKIYPEIQADHLIHDPPPPPPPYPPTLAPVGGQGGPASIAPSAPPGEPSLGPAQGTRSHRRGGMSPNTAVALPLRAYGPPPVATDEGPPPLQPLQYWPFSSADLYNWKTNHPPFSEDPQRLTGLVESLMFSHQPTWDDCQQLIQTLFTTEEREKILLEARKNMLGADGRPTXLPNIIEAAFPLSRPEWDFNTAEGRERLTVYRQALVAGLRGAARHPTNLAKVREVIQGATEPPSVFLERLMEAFRRYTPFDPASEGQRASMAMTFIGQSAVDIKRKLQRIEGLQDYTLQDLVKEAEKVYHKRETEEEKEQRKEKEREERENKRDXRQEKNLTRILATVVGEKSQEQTQGRTKKSGSLDNRIPLDKDQCAYCKEKGHWAGNVLKKGRKNSKKVLALEEEEDXQGRGWEPFPEPRVILKVEGKPVEFLVDTGAQHSVLLKPSGPVSKRKSWVVGATGHQQYSWTTRRSVDLGVGRVTHSFLIIPECPVPLLGRDLLTKMEAQITFTPDGPEVTQNKRVTALTMRLEDEHRLFEKQWEKGTSLVQDWLEKYPGAWAETAGMGLAAERLPIVIELKATSTPVAVRQYPMTREAREGIRAHIQHLLQLGILVKCQSPWNTPLLPIKKPGTGDYRPVQDLREVNKRVQDIHPTVPNPYNLLSSLPPDHIWYTVLDLKDAFFCLRLHSSSQNIFAFEWRDPGSGMTGQLTWTXLPQGFKNSPTIFDEALHQDLAHFRASHPQVTLLQYVDDLLLAGTTKEACHQGTELLLEELAHLGYRASAKKAQICQKEVMYLGYTLRGGQRWLTEARKHTVTQIPVPRSPRQVREFLGTAGFCRLWIPGFATLAAPLYPLTKESTPFEWGASQQRAFDNIKKALLSALALALPDVTKPFVLYVDEKRGVARGVLMQPLGPWKRPVAYLSKKLDPVTGGWPACLRSVAAVAVLVKDADKFTVGQKLTVIAPHALESIIRQPPDRWLSNARMTHTRVSY